The window CAAAGACTGCAACGTGCAAGCTTGCAACCATAGTTGCCAAGAAAACTATATTTGTAAATTCTAACTGAGAGACGTGACATCTATTATCTAAGAATGTCACTTCGGCTGGAACATCACAGTTAATCCTATATTCAAGTCAATAGTTGCTATGTGCTTTTCTTATGTAGCAGGTTTTTGAATATGGGTAACAATTGATGCGGCAAACTGACTAATAGCATTGTTTTCCCAGGTTGCGTTCTTGTCAGCCATTGTTGGTTCAGATGTTGCTGTAGCTGCAGGGCAAGCAGCTATTTCTGCACAGTCCCAGGTTGATATAAGTGCCAGCGAGACTGATTCTTCTATCAACATCAGCAAGGAAGAAGGTACCAGCTCTGCTCTCTAATACATGTGCTTGGCACTTACTTAGACTGCTTCTGTGATTCCATCACATTGATTGTTGTATACTTGTATTATTGGCAAAACATATGCTGGTGTGCACATAACTGTTCAGATATCAATGATTAGTGAGTGTTGTAACAGCTTCAGGGTGCAAATAATGCGCGAGAGAAAATGATGTGCAAATACCTGCAATATTTTGAAAAGATCTTTTCACTAAATTAGTGTCTTGTACAGAATCTTCTTGCACAAATGGTCTTTCAGCCAATGATTTGCTCAAAGAGGCGTCTGCCAACGCACAAGTACAACTTGAAAAGGAACGGAAGGCTATAGAGCAGTCTTTATCTGACATAGTGGGTGTTCAGGTAGGGCGCCACGAAAATTCCTGAGATAACCACATTGAATTTCGAGGCTTATATTGACTTCTTGATATCTCCtgtttaaaattattttcagaTGAAGGAAATCCAGGATAAAATACGTCGTTTCGAGCAGAAGGAGCTGCTGatggagaaagagaggaagcaACTCCACTGCTTGAAGGAATTGCTCTTTTCTGATCAGCTAGCTGTTGTGCAGCACCAACGCAGGCCCCCGGCTGTCACCACAGAGAGCAAGGACGATGAGAAACCGAAGCCCGTTATCAGCATAAGTTGATTCTAGCCGAGCTTCGTCAATTGACATGGCATTAGTATGATACAATGCAATCCTGTGATGTAGCCCGACTTTTTGACAGCTTTAGGTAGTAGAATATTCAAAAACTGTGATTAGCTGTAGTATGATTGTATGAATGGTGTTTGATTAAACTCTTTGCAGTCCAGCTAATGAAATGGTGTGTTCTTGTTGAGTTCGAATGACGTACTATTATACAGTATGTGTTATTATTTCTAGCTTTGTACTAGAAGCATTGAAGGGTCAGCATTGGATATAGTACAAATCAAGCCTCATGCTTTACTGTAGCAGCAATACATACAAATCGTTGCAATAcccttaggtggtgtttggatccagggacttaactttagtctatgtatttagacactaatttagagtattaaatatagactacttacaaaactaattatataaatgaaaactaatttgcgagacaaatttttaaagcctaattaatccataattagagaatgtttactgtagcatcacataggctaatcatggattaattaggctcaatagattcgtctcgcgaattagtctaagattatggatgggttttattaatagtctacatttaatatttataattagtgtttaaacattcgatgtgatggggacttaaaagttttagtcccatctaaacaaggTCTTAATAAACTTGTCTGACACAAAGCGTAGGCACCATTAAGATTTCCAAATGCTGGTAGGTGGAGATGAACCAGCACCAGCAGAAGACTGGTGAAAGAAAATGAATTGCACTTGtaaattcaacaaaaaaaaaatccttgaaGAGTAGGTTATATGTACCGTAACCAGCAATTGGTATATTAACTCGAGCAAACTTAAAATGCTCGAAAAAGTTGTTCAGcaacgaacaaaaaaaaagctctaagcaaaataaaactaatcACATTGTTGCCCAATGGCAGATAAACTTTGAGCATACCAACTGACGACGGTTACAAAATCCTACCAGCTGAGAGCATCTTCCTCTTGTTTATTGGCCCGGGGGAAAAAAGGGTAAAATGCGGCTAACTCTTTCGAGTTTATGCTCAGTTATTAGCATCAAAGATGCtcaaagagtaaaaaaaaaaaaaaaaaaacgcagcCGTGTAGGCGTGTGTAGCTTCAAGCAGCAACCTTCTTGCAGTGGTTCTCCAGCCACTCCATGGTGACACTCTTCGGTCTTTCGAGCGGCAGGCCAAGAGCACGGTCCCAAATGAGCTGCGACACAGATAATGTGAAAGAATTGGTTGATAGAATGAAGAAGGATCCTCTGCATTGTAGTACAAAATGCAGAGAAGATCCAAAGAAATGAGGTAGAAAGTGGAAAGTGAGAGATACCTGAGATCCTATTCCAATGCTCCTTGAAACTCCGAAAAGAACAGTGTAATACCTGCGCAGTTAGAGAAGTTTTCTTAAGTACTCGTTCTAAAGTTAGATTTGCTACTCTATCATAAGTTCAAGATTAAATTAGACATGGCATTAGATTGTTTAACCAATACAGATAAACATACCGAGCTTCAGATAATCCAAAGTGGTTCAGTAGAACTCCGCTGTGAGCATCAACATTAGGCCATGGGTTTTTGACCTGAAAATGTGAAGGATGTTCTTATTTCTTAGCCAATGAGATGGAAGTAAACTGAAGGAGCCGTAATTAAAGGAGCAATAATTATTGATCAATCTAGTAGCATTACCTTGCCAAGCTCAGTGAGGATAGGAGGCACAACTTCATACAACTTGGAGACCTGAAAGAGGATAGGTCGATATAAATCCTATTGAGACAGTGGGACTGAAGAGAGCCATGCAGCTAGAATTTAGACTAACCAGTTGGAAAAGTGGATCCTCAGGCAAGTACTTCAAAGCAAACTCCCTCTGACATGTATACCGTGGATCGGTCTTACGTAGAACTCCATGACCAAAGCCAGGAACAACCTACGAATGAATGTGTCATGGCATACTATCTGTGAATTTTTCAGTTAGAGTTCAACAAAAAGAGAATGTTTATTCCAGATCATTAGAAATCATTTGTTTGTATAATATAAGTAGCTAAAGAAAACAGATCCAATATAACATAACAAACTTAGAACCACTGCTTAGCAATGAACTCTCAGAAAGTTGAGTTTTCATTTCAGTTAAAACATGATGATATGCACTTCCTCATCAAATAGAAATATAACACGGAGATAAGCTACCTTTCCACTTTTTAGTGTCTTCCACACATACTCTTTGAGTTGATCAGTTGTAACGTCACTACCAGTCTCACCTATTACAGATTTGATCCACAACAACACTTCCTGCATTGGATGTGAACTATGGTTagttcacacacacacactaaaaTATCAATTTAAAAATGGAAGGAACATTATGTTCCTTCTTCCAAAGATAATCTGCGACATATTTTGAGTATGCAATGCAGTGAATCCTTGTTTAGCAGGATGTGGCAGAGAAGATCCAGTACAACAAACTGAGCATACCTGATTAGCCAGGCCGTGCAACGGTCCAGCTAAACCATTCAGTGCAGCTGCAAAAGAAAGATAAGGGTCTGACAGAGCACTTCCAACCTGTAATTGAATATCATGAGCACGGAATGAAGAGGTCAGTGCCCATAGATGAgtcatgagagagagagagagagaggcaattgccagcaaaagaaaataagtcATAGATCATAAGTGATAAATCCTAAAGATAACGGATTGCAAGGTTTTCTGCGGCAAATTAAGAGGCTACCTTGTACTATCATTACCACTTCTACCTTGAAGATAGAGATTCAGCTAACTGGATCAAGGATCACAGCGCAACCAATTATATTACCTTTCCTAATGCATTAAAAGGCCATACTGATACACCAGGATTTTCCTAGACATACAATAGCTATCTAGCAGAAATAGATACATATTTTCAGTCATAGCTTTGATGCTATTAGACAATAAAATGTAAGACTAATGACTCCATGAGTACTAAGCAGATGATCCTTCAAGATAACAGTTAAAGTAATGAAGAACTCAGCTAAAAGCAGTTTAAGTTTTAGTTTTGTTCCTAGTTCATATTCCTTAAAATGGCTAGTTTGGTTTATCAGTGCTTATTAATATATCTCCGATACATAGTAATAACAGCAAAGCAAATCAAAGGCTTAAAGTGGCATCCAGTGCAATAGTGCATGCCAAAAGTGTAACATATGTAAAAAGGCACAAGGATGATGTAGCAGCCAGAAATGATCCATTGGCAGGTTTACAACAATAGTGGCAATGCTAACAAGAAAAAAACTGCATTGAAACCAGAAATACAAAAATTACCAGATGTCCAGTATGAGCACTGACGTTTCCACCTTCATGATCACTGGAAGAACACAGGTGAAAGGAAAAAGAAATCAAACCAAGTCTTTTAGAAATAAATAGAAACTAAAACAAGGATGGAATGAATTACGTGTGGATTGTTATATATAGTCGCATCAACTCAAGCATTTTGGGATCATCAAACCCAAGCATGTGTGAAAAATTTGCTGCATAATCCAGTGCATTATCAGCTGCTATAGTTTTCCCTCCCTTGAATATCCTTCAGAGAACCAGAAAACGGCATTATTGCTATTGcagttgaaaatttttacaGATTGCCTGGTAAGTAAAGATGGTGAATGAATTGATAAAAAGCTACCTCCGGTAAACATATGAAGCCACTGCTGGAAGGCGAGCTATCAAATTTAAGCAATCTTCATAGGTAGGCTCCCAGAACCTATTAA of the Oryza sativa Japonica Group chromosome 2, ASM3414082v1 genome contains:
- the LOC4328598 gene encoding citrate synthase 4, mitochondrial — its product is MAFFRGLTAVSRLRSRVAQEATTLGGVRWLQMQSASDLDLKSQLQELIPEQQDRLKKLKSEHGKVQLGNITVDMVLGGMRGMTGMLWETSLLDPDEGIRFRGLSIPECQKVLPTAVKDGEPLPEGLLWLLLTGKVPTKEQVDALSKELASRSSVPGHVYEAIDALPVTAHPMTQFTTGVMALQVESEFQKAYDKGMSKSKFWEPTYEDCLNLIARLPAVASYVYRRIFKGGKTIAADNALDYAANFSHMLGFDDPKMLELMRLYITIHTDHEGGNVSAHTGHLVGSALSDPYLSFAAALNGLAGPLHGLANQEVLLWIKSVIGETGSDVTTDQLKEYVWKTLKSGKVVPGFGHGVLRKTDPRYTCQREFALKYLPEDPLFQLVSKLYEVVPPILTELGKVKNPWPNVDAHSGVLLNHFGLSEARYYTVLFGVSRSIGIGSQLIWDRALGLPLERPKSVTMEWLENHCKKVAA